The Bacillota bacterium genome has a segment encoding these proteins:
- a CDS encoding ABC transporter permease — translation MDKSIILRVLWQAAGETLYMVGVSVVAAQILGLPLGVLLVITDDGHILENKVINRILSTIINIGRSIPFIILLVAIIPLTKFLLGTYIGTTATIVPLTVAAIPFVARVVESTLKEVDPGVVEAAQAMGASPWQIVYKVLLPESLPGLVLGFTLTAVNLIGYSAMAGTVGGGGLGDIAIRFGYQRYRVDIILYTVIILVVLVQVLQALGNLLARRLARR, via the coding sequence ATGGATAAATCGATCATTCTGCGGGTGCTCTGGCAGGCTGCTGGTGAAACCTTGTACATGGTCGGAGTGTCAGTAGTGGCTGCGCAGATTCTCGGCCTGCCGCTGGGGGTGCTGTTGGTGATTACTGATGATGGCCATATTCTGGAAAATAAGGTGATCAACCGAATCCTGAGTACAATTATCAACATCGGGCGCTCCATTCCTTTTATTATCCTTTTAGTCGCAATCATTCCCCTCACCAAGTTTCTGCTCGGCACCTATATTGGGACGACGGCGACAATTGTCCCGCTGACGGTGGCTGCGATACCATTTGTAGCGCGGGTAGTGGAAAGTACACTCAAAGAAGTGGATCCAGGTGTGGTGGAAGCGGCGCAGGCAATGGGCGCTTCACCCTGGCAGATTGTTTATAAAGTGCTGCTGCCGGAATCCCTGCCCGGACTTGTCCTGGGCTTTACCTTGACCGCCGTTAATCTGATTGGTTACTCGGCCATGGCTGGGACAGTTGGTGGCGGTGGGCTGGGGGATATTGCTATTAGATTTGGATATCAGCGCTATCGTGTTGATATTATTCTCTACACCGTTATTATCCTAGTGGTGTTGGTTCAGGTGCTGCAGGCGCTGGGCAATTTGCTGGCTAGGAGACTTGCAAGAAGGTAA